The Arthrobacter sp. NicSoilC5 genome has a window encoding:
- the aroB gene encoding 3-dehydroquinate synthase, with protein MNTQSTVINVTGEGAGNNYGVVVGRGLLGDLPGLLGERVRRVLVIHPRALRLTGDTVRDELAAAGFTSLTAEIPDAEEGKHIQVAAFCWQVLGQNDFTRSDAIVAVGGGAVTDLAGFVAATWLRGVKVIHMPTSLLGMVDASVGGKTGINTAEGKNLVGSFHPPAAVLADLDTLDTLPKNEIISGLAEVIKCGFIADPAILDLVEKDPAAVVDPRSDSLRELIERAIAVKAKVVSEDLKESGLREILNYGHTLGHAIELVERYSWRHGAAVSVGMMFAAELARSVGRLSDTDADRHRSILDGLGLPVTYRRDRWQGLLDGMRRDKKSRGDLLRFVVLDGIAKPGILDVPDTSLLFAAYQEIAS; from the coding sequence GTGAACACGCAATCAACAGTCATCAACGTGACCGGCGAAGGTGCCGGCAACAACTACGGCGTCGTCGTCGGGCGCGGCCTGCTTGGTGACCTTCCCGGGCTGCTCGGAGAGCGGGTCCGCCGGGTCCTGGTGATCCACCCCCGCGCCCTGCGCCTCACCGGTGACACCGTCCGCGACGAACTCGCAGCCGCCGGCTTCACGTCCCTCACCGCCGAAATCCCGGACGCTGAAGAAGGCAAGCACATCCAGGTGGCCGCCTTCTGCTGGCAGGTCCTTGGCCAGAACGATTTCACCCGTTCGGATGCCATTGTCGCCGTGGGCGGGGGAGCAGTGACCGACCTCGCAGGCTTCGTCGCCGCCACCTGGCTGCGCGGAGTCAAGGTCATCCACATGCCCACCAGCCTGCTGGGCATGGTGGACGCCTCCGTGGGCGGCAAGACCGGCATCAACACCGCCGAAGGAAAGAACCTCGTAGGCTCCTTCCACCCGCCCGCCGCCGTCCTGGCGGACCTGGACACCCTGGACACCCTGCCGAAGAACGAGATCATTTCAGGCCTGGCCGAGGTCATCAAGTGCGGTTTCATCGCCGATCCCGCCATCCTTGACCTGGTGGAAAAGGACCCCGCCGCAGTGGTGGACCCCCGCTCCGACTCGCTCCGCGAGCTGATCGAGCGGGCTATCGCCGTCAAAGCCAAGGTGGTCTCCGAGGACCTCAAAGAGTCCGGGCTGCGGGAAATCCTGAACTACGGCCACACCCTGGGCCACGCCATCGAACTGGTGGAACGCTACTCCTGGCGGCACGGGGCCGCGGTCTCCGTGGGCATGATGTTCGCGGCGGAACTTGCCCGCAGCGTGGGGCGGCTCAGCGATACCGACGCCGACCGGCACCGGAGCATCCTGGACGGGCTTGGGCTTCCGGTCACCTACCGGCGGGACCGGTGGCAGGGCCTGCTGGACGGGATGCGCCGCGACAAGAAGTCCCGTGGGGACCTGCTGCGCTTCGTTGTCCTGGACGGCATCGCCAAGCCGGGAATCCTCGACGTCCCGGACACGTCGCTGCTGTTTGCGGCCTACCAGGAAATTGCTTCCTGA
- a CDS encoding shikimate kinase, which translates to MLHRSSPAPLGGRPIVLIGPMAVGKSAIGQQLAQQLGARFIDTDAVIVAGHGSIADIFAGRGEHAFREIEARTVADAVEEAEGTLTVISLGGGAVLDSGTQQLISRCTVVYLECDADTVADRIARNSGRPLLAGDAMGRWTAMFATRRPVYERLADITLDVRHGSVPELGGRLEAALRNHAAAKQEVEK; encoded by the coding sequence GTGCTCCACCGCAGCAGTCCCGCACCCCTCGGCGGCCGGCCGATAGTGCTCATCGGTCCCATGGCGGTGGGCAAATCGGCCATCGGCCAGCAGCTTGCCCAGCAGCTGGGGGCCCGGTTCATTGACACCGACGCGGTCATCGTCGCCGGCCACGGCTCCATCGCCGATATCTTCGCGGGCCGCGGCGAGCACGCGTTCCGGGAGATCGAAGCCCGCACCGTCGCTGACGCCGTGGAGGAAGCCGAAGGGACCCTGACCGTCATTTCGCTGGGCGGCGGTGCGGTGCTCGACTCGGGCACGCAGCAGCTGATCAGCCGCTGCACGGTTGTCTACCTGGAGTGCGACGCCGATACCGTGGCGGACAGGATCGCCCGGAACTCCGGCCGCCCGCTCCTCGCCGGCGACGCCATGGGCCGCTGGACAGCAATGTTCGCCACCCGCAGGCCGGTCTACGAGAGGCTGGCCGACATCACCCTGGACGTCCGCCACGGCTCGGTACCCGAGCTTGGCGGCCGGCTGGAAGCAGCACTGCGGAACCACGCAGCTGCCAAACAGGAAGTTGAAAAGTGA
- the aroC gene encoding chorismate synthase has product MMRWLTAGESHGPALMGIIEGVPAGVEITGGHIADSLARRRLGYGRGARMKFEQDVVTILGGVRHGLTQGGPVAIQVANTEWPKWEQIMSADPVDPELLADQARNAPLTRPRPGHADFTGMQKYGFDEARPVLERASARETATRVALGTVAAQFLKHLGIELVSHTVSIASVTVPEGRPLPVPGDVIALDTDPLRCFDRETSDAMVAEVDAAHKEGETLGGVVEVLAYGLPPGLGSYVHWDRRLDARLAAALMGIQAIKGVEVGDGFLTAARRGSAAHDEIVRDGDGRIVRASNRAGGIEGGMSIGDVLRVRAAMKPIATVPRALRTIDVSTGEPAKAHHQRSDVCAVPAAGVVAEAMVALVLAEAVIEKFGGDSVAETARNIKGYLDNIPASLDSIGQ; this is encoded by the coding sequence ATTATGCGTTGGTTGACTGCCGGTGAATCCCATGGCCCGGCTCTGATGGGAATTATTGAAGGCGTCCCCGCCGGTGTTGAAATCACCGGCGGACACATCGCAGACTCCCTGGCCCGCCGTCGGCTTGGCTACGGACGCGGCGCCCGGATGAAGTTCGAACAGGACGTGGTCACTATCCTTGGCGGCGTCCGCCACGGCCTGACCCAGGGCGGTCCCGTCGCCATCCAGGTGGCGAACACCGAATGGCCCAAGTGGGAGCAGATCATGTCCGCCGACCCCGTGGACCCCGAACTCCTCGCCGACCAGGCACGCAACGCACCCCTGACACGCCCCCGCCCGGGCCATGCCGATTTCACGGGCATGCAGAAATACGGCTTCGATGAGGCCCGTCCCGTGCTGGAGCGTGCAAGCGCCCGCGAAACCGCCACCCGCGTGGCGCTGGGCACGGTGGCCGCGCAGTTCCTCAAGCACCTCGGCATCGAACTTGTCAGCCACACCGTGTCCATTGCCAGCGTGACGGTGCCCGAAGGCCGCCCGCTGCCCGTGCCCGGCGACGTTATTGCCCTGGACACAGACCCCTTGCGCTGCTTCGACCGCGAAACCTCCGACGCCATGGTGGCCGAGGTGGACGCTGCGCACAAGGAAGGCGAAACCCTGGGCGGCGTAGTGGAGGTCCTGGCATACGGACTCCCGCCCGGACTGGGCAGCTACGTGCACTGGGACCGCCGGCTCGACGCCAGGCTGGCCGCGGCACTCATGGGCATCCAGGCCATCAAGGGCGTGGAGGTCGGTGACGGCTTCCTGACCGCTGCCCGCCGCGGCTCCGCCGCCCACGACGAAATCGTCCGCGACGGTGACGGCCGGATTGTCCGCGCCAGCAACCGTGCCGGCGGCATCGAAGGCGGCATGAGCATCGGTGATGTCCTCCGCGTCCGGGCAGCCATGAAGCCCATCGCCACGGTTCCGCGCGCCCTGCGGACCATCGACGTCAGCACCGGCGAACCGGCCAAGGCACACCACCAGCGTTCGGACGTTTGTGCAGTACCGGCCGCCGGAGTTGTGGCCGAGGCAATGGTGGCCCTGGTCCTCGCCGAGGCCGTCATCGAAAAGTTCGGCGGTGACTCAGTGGCGGAAACCGCGCGCAACATCAAGGGTTACCTGGACAACATCCCGGCATCCCTGGACTCGATCGGCCAGTAG
- a CDS encoding shikimate dehydrogenase, whose amino-acid sequence MSLRAAVLGHPISHSKSPALHLSAYERLGAGISYTAIDVTEALLPSFMRQIRNQPGWRGLSVTMPLKTAMLGEVDEVRGVARTLGVVNTVTFEESAGGVKTVGSNTDVTGIVNALRHAGTRAAPSAVILGGGGTAASAVAALKELGTGSVQVFVRDASRTADVRSAADSLGVALEVRPMVGAARPTADADVVISTLPPRAADGLAAEIAALKTRTPGVLLDVAYDPWPSLIASVWQAGGGAVVPGLEMLLYQAVEQVRLFTRRGEDVNAPVIDVMCDAVGLARRAL is encoded by the coding sequence ATGAGCCTGCGGGCTGCCGTCCTGGGCCACCCGATCAGCCACTCGAAGTCCCCGGCGCTGCACCTGTCCGCCTATGAGCGGCTGGGTGCGGGCATCAGCTACACGGCCATCGACGTCACGGAGGCCTTGCTGCCGTCCTTCATGCGCCAGATCCGGAACCAGCCGGGCTGGCGCGGGCTCTCGGTGACCATGCCGCTGAAGACGGCCATGCTCGGCGAGGTGGACGAAGTGCGGGGCGTGGCACGCACCCTCGGAGTGGTGAACACTGTCACTTTCGAGGAATCCGCCGGCGGAGTGAAGACTGTGGGCTCCAATACGGACGTGACCGGCATCGTCAACGCCCTGCGCCACGCCGGTACCCGGGCAGCACCGTCCGCCGTCATCCTGGGCGGCGGCGGAACAGCGGCATCCGCGGTCGCGGCCCTGAAGGAACTGGGCACCGGCAGCGTGCAGGTCTTTGTCCGTGATGCGTCGCGGACAGCAGACGTCCGCTCCGCCGCGGACAGCCTGGGCGTGGCCCTTGAGGTGCGCCCGATGGTGGGTGCGGCCCGCCCCACGGCGGATGCCGACGTCGTCATTTCCACCCTGCCGCCCCGCGCCGCAGATGGACTCGCCGCCGAAATTGCGGCGCTGAAGACCAGGACGCCCGGCGTCCTGCTGGACGTTGCCTACGATCCGTGGCCCAGCCTCATCGCCTCGGTGTGGCAGGCCGGCGGGGGCGCCGTAGTGCCAGGCCTGGAGATGCTGCTGTACCAGGCCGTGGAACAGGTGCGGCTCTTCACCCGCCGCGGGGAAGACGTTAACGCACCTGTCATAGATGTGATGTGTGACGCAGTCGGCCTTGCCCGACGGGCGTTGTGA
- the mltG gene encoding endolytic transglycosylase MltG — protein MSPANIDDTSGPLDPGAARPLTRKELRAREKSLNTGGHDAVPEQAYETGDVPPPPAAPPAAASPAAESTFAPLPAAGDVPAVPETPPSIQEDQPAPGSFGNDAGTDVPAPLQHHDAVPGHEDAAHHATPDAVGYHPDDVHHAGADFDDPAHRDDVSHPLDNHHFDAHEADLHHEAVVHGHQEGVHDDHAYHSAGYHEDPHADVPHQDAGHELLPGSSAAQVVRPSKKVRRRRRLLALFLTLAVFVTAVAVGAQFLKPLLGSGKPSDFPGPGSGEVQVTVASGEGTRSVATELENQRVVANADTFMQAFHASGGTLSPGDYTFKTEMKNADAVNVLLGKDKTKVIYFALSAGLRVNESLQAISEGSGVSMQTLQALSNQPAQFGLPPNAKNLEGYLAPGEYRFPLGTQAKDILQALVKATTDELVSQGITDPAKQYEAVIVASIVQAEGGQADYGDVAGAIYNRLKPNDQTGGFLQVDSAVTYGLGTRSFNFTDEQRQDKSNPYNTYANPGLPPGPIGSPGKTAIDAAARPKANDYLYWVTINLDTKETKFAKTLAEHNAYVEQYNAWCQANAGRCT, from the coding sequence GTGAGCCCTGCCAACATTGACGACACCTCCGGTCCGCTGGACCCCGGGGCCGCGAGGCCGCTGACCCGCAAGGAACTGCGGGCCCGGGAGAAGAGCCTCAACACCGGAGGCCACGACGCCGTACCCGAGCAGGCCTACGAAACCGGTGACGTCCCGCCGCCGCCCGCAGCTCCTCCCGCGGCCGCGTCTCCCGCGGCCGAATCCACCTTCGCTCCGCTCCCCGCCGCCGGAGACGTTCCGGCTGTTCCGGAAACACCGCCGTCCATCCAGGAAGACCAGCCTGCGCCCGGTTCCTTCGGCAACGATGCCGGCACCGACGTGCCGGCCCCTCTCCAGCACCACGACGCCGTCCCCGGGCACGAGGACGCTGCGCACCACGCCACCCCGGACGCCGTCGGGTACCATCCGGACGACGTCCACCATGCCGGGGCGGACTTCGATGACCCCGCGCACCGCGACGACGTTTCGCACCCACTGGACAACCACCACTTCGACGCGCACGAGGCGGACCTGCACCACGAGGCCGTCGTGCACGGCCACCAGGAAGGCGTGCACGACGACCATGCGTACCACTCCGCCGGATACCACGAGGACCCCCACGCGGACGTCCCGCACCAGGACGCAGGCCACGAACTGCTGCCAGGCTCATCGGCCGCCCAGGTAGTGCGGCCGTCCAAAAAGGTCCGGCGCCGCCGCAGGCTGCTGGCCCTGTTCCTGACCCTCGCTGTCTTCGTAACGGCGGTCGCCGTGGGCGCCCAGTTCCTCAAACCCCTCCTGGGCAGCGGCAAGCCCTCGGATTTCCCCGGCCCCGGATCGGGTGAGGTCCAGGTGACCGTCGCCAGCGGTGAAGGGACTCGCTCTGTCGCCACCGAGCTGGAAAACCAGCGCGTGGTCGCCAACGCGGATACATTCATGCAGGCGTTCCACGCCTCCGGCGGGACCCTGTCACCGGGGGACTACACCTTCAAGACCGAGATGAAGAACGCGGACGCCGTCAATGTGCTGCTCGGCAAGGACAAGACCAAAGTCATCTACTTCGCCCTGAGCGCGGGCCTGCGGGTCAACGAGTCCCTGCAGGCAATTTCGGAGGGCTCCGGAGTGTCCATGCAGACCCTGCAGGCGCTCAGCAACCAGCCTGCCCAGTTCGGCCTGCCTCCCAACGCGAAAAACCTAGAAGGCTACCTGGCCCCCGGCGAGTACCGCTTCCCGCTGGGCACGCAAGCCAAGGACATCCTGCAGGCCCTGGTCAAGGCCACCACCGACGAACTGGTATCGCAGGGCATCACCGACCCCGCCAAGCAGTACGAGGCCGTCATTGTGGCCAGCATCGTCCAGGCCGAGGGCGGCCAGGCCGACTACGGCGACGTGGCCGGTGCCATCTACAACCGCCTCAAGCCCAACGACCAGACCGGCGGTTTCCTGCAGGTTGACTCTGCCGTCACGTACGGCCTTGGCACCCGAAGCTTCAACTTCACGGATGAGCAGCGGCAGGACAAGTCCAACCCGTACAACACCTACGCGAATCCCGGATTGCCGCCAGGACCCATCGGCTCACCCGGCAAGACCGCCATTGATGCGGCCGCCCGGCCGAAGGCGAATGACTACCTGTACTGGGTGACCATCAACCTGGACACCAAGGAGACGAAGTTCGCCAAGACACTGGCCGAACACAACGCCTACGTGGAGCAGTACAACGCGTGGTGCCAGGCCAACGCGGGCCGCTGCACATGA
- the ruvX gene encoding Holliday junction resolvase RuvX, producing the protein MTDAVAAGGYPQGVKLGVDVGTVRVGVAICDRDSILATPYKTLDRNARKNSDVRVIAKLAEELGAVQVIVGLPRTMKGEEHSSARMATDYALLLAAELAARGLAVPVNLVDERLSSVSAHRNLHEAGMSSRDHRKVVDQVAAAGILQHAIDMQKARGADVGSRVTAPSPSVDLGAGGADQPVRAMPADTAQSSHNGRQQ; encoded by the coding sequence ATGACCGATGCTGTTGCTGCCGGCGGCTACCCCCAGGGCGTGAAACTGGGGGTGGACGTCGGCACCGTCCGCGTAGGGGTGGCCATCTGCGACCGGGACTCCATCCTGGCCACGCCCTACAAAACCCTCGACCGGAATGCCAGGAAAAACTCCGACGTACGCGTCATCGCCAAACTGGCGGAGGAGTTGGGAGCCGTGCAGGTCATCGTTGGCCTGCCGCGGACCATGAAGGGCGAGGAACACTCCTCGGCGAGGATGGCCACGGACTACGCCCTGCTCCTGGCGGCCGAGCTCGCCGCCCGCGGCCTGGCAGTCCCGGTCAACCTGGTGGACGAACGCCTCAGCAGTGTCTCGGCCCACCGCAACCTGCACGAAGCTGGCATGAGCAGCAGGGATCACCGTAAAGTAGTTGATCAGGTCGCGGCGGCGGGGATTCTCCAGCACGCCATCGACATGCAGAAAGCCAGGGGAGCGGATGTCGGCTCACGCGTGACAGCGCCATCCCCGTCCGTGGACCTGGGGGCTGGTGGGGCGGACCAGCCCGTCCGCGCCATGCCCGCAGACACGGCCCAATCTTCACATAATGGAAGGCAACAGTGA
- the alaS gene encoding alanine--tRNA ligase — MKSQEITKRWVDFFVSKGHTAVPSASLVSSDPSLLFTVAGMVPFIPYLTAREEAPYSRATSVQKCIRTGDIEEVGKTARHGTFFQMCGNFSFGDYFKEDAIKFAWELLTKSVDDGGYGLPPEKLWVTVYEEDDEAEELWLKNTGVPAERIQRMGKSDNYWSTGQPGPAGPCSEIYYDRGPAYGIEGGPLADETRYIEIWNLVFMQYQIENVRSKVDFDIVGELPKKNIDTGLGMERLAMILQGVENMYETDQVRPVIDKAAELSGKEYTSAESEDDPHHTDDVRMRVVADHVRSALMLISDGVTPSNEGRGYVLRRLIRRAVRSMRLLGVEQACLPDLLPASRDAMKGVYPVVATDFDRISRIAYAEEKAFLRTIASGTARLEDAVKESKAANKPLSGEDAFALHDTYGFPIDLTLEMAEEAGLKVDEAAFRSLMQEQRQRAQADAKGKKGGHADVSVFQELLGQGETVFTGYTELEGESRVRGLLSAGRQVQQAATGDEIELVLAETPFYAEAGGQAADTGLITGDGFVVEVLDVQRPIKGLSVHKAIVREGEIGADSLVRAAVDRERRHAAEQAHTGTHIVHAALHQILGPEATQRGSFNKAGYLRFDFAWGEGLSTATRSEIEEVSNLAIRNNYSVETKIMGLAEAKAMGAMALFGENYGSEVRVVEIDGAWSRELCGGTHVANTSLIGSLSLLGEQSVGSGNRRVEAFVGMEAFRHLAAERALVTELTDLLKVPSGQLADRISATLAKLKATEKELDRLRKEQLTAVAAQLVDTAKDAAGVRVVAHDAGTVSGADDLRGLALDLRNRLGSTAAAVAVAGVANDRPLILVATNEAAREAGVKAGALVRVAAGVLGGGGGGKDDVAQGGGTDAGKVGAALTAVVDAIAGR; from the coding sequence ATGAAGTCGCAGGAGATCACAAAGCGCTGGGTGGACTTTTTTGTCAGCAAGGGCCACACCGCGGTTCCCTCCGCATCGCTGGTCTCCAGCGACCCATCGCTGCTGTTCACGGTGGCCGGCATGGTCCCGTTCATTCCCTACCTCACCGCCCGCGAGGAAGCGCCCTACTCCCGCGCCACCAGCGTCCAGAAGTGCATCCGCACCGGCGACATCGAGGAAGTGGGCAAGACTGCCCGCCACGGCACGTTCTTCCAGATGTGCGGCAACTTCTCCTTCGGCGACTACTTCAAGGAAGACGCCATCAAGTTCGCCTGGGAGCTGCTCACCAAGAGCGTTGACGACGGCGGCTACGGACTTCCGCCCGAGAAGCTGTGGGTGACGGTCTACGAGGAGGATGACGAAGCCGAGGAACTGTGGCTGAAGAACACCGGCGTCCCCGCTGAGCGCATCCAGCGCATGGGCAAGTCGGACAATTACTGGTCGACGGGCCAGCCCGGCCCGGCCGGTCCCTGCTCCGAGATCTACTATGACCGCGGACCGGCCTACGGCATCGAAGGCGGACCGCTGGCTGACGAGACGCGCTACATCGAGATCTGGAACCTCGTGTTCATGCAGTACCAGATCGAGAACGTCCGCTCCAAGGTCGACTTCGACATTGTCGGTGAGCTGCCGAAGAAGAACATCGATACCGGCCTGGGCATGGAACGCCTCGCGATGATCCTGCAGGGCGTCGAGAACATGTATGAAACCGACCAGGTCCGTCCCGTGATCGACAAAGCCGCAGAACTCTCCGGCAAGGAGTACACCTCCGCCGAGTCCGAGGACGATCCCCACCACACGGACGACGTCCGCATGCGCGTCGTGGCGGACCACGTCCGGTCGGCCTTGATGCTGATCTCCGACGGCGTGACCCCCTCCAACGAGGGCCGCGGCTACGTCCTGCGCCGCCTGATCCGCCGGGCCGTCCGCTCCATGCGCCTGCTCGGCGTCGAACAGGCCTGCCTGCCTGACCTGCTGCCCGCCTCACGCGACGCCATGAAGGGCGTTTACCCCGTGGTGGCCACCGACTTTGACCGGATCAGCCGCATCGCTTACGCCGAGGAGAAGGCCTTCCTGCGCACCATCGCCTCCGGCACGGCCCGGCTCGAGGACGCCGTCAAGGAATCCAAGGCAGCCAACAAGCCGCTGTCCGGCGAGGACGCATTCGCGCTGCACGACACCTACGGCTTCCCCATCGACCTCACCCTCGAAATGGCCGAAGAGGCCGGGCTGAAAGTGGATGAGGCGGCCTTCCGCAGCCTGATGCAGGAACAGCGCCAGCGCGCCCAGGCCGATGCCAAGGGCAAAAAGGGAGGCCACGCGGACGTCAGCGTCTTCCAGGAACTCCTGGGCCAGGGCGAGACCGTCTTCACCGGCTACACCGAGCTCGAAGGCGAGTCGCGCGTCCGCGGCCTGCTCAGCGCCGGACGCCAGGTCCAGCAGGCAGCCACCGGAGACGAGATTGAACTGGTCCTTGCGGAAACGCCGTTCTACGCCGAGGCCGGCGGCCAGGCCGCGGACACGGGCCTGATCACCGGCGACGGCTTCGTCGTCGAGGTCCTCGACGTCCAGCGCCCCATCAAGGGCCTGAGCGTGCACAAGGCGATTGTCCGCGAGGGCGAAATCGGCGCCGACTCGCTGGTGCGCGCCGCCGTCGACCGTGAACGCCGCCATGCCGCCGAGCAGGCCCACACCGGCACGCACATCGTCCACGCCGCCCTGCACCAGATCCTTGGCCCGGAAGCCACCCAGCGCGGTTCCTTCAACAAAGCCGGCTACCTGCGCTTCGACTTTGCCTGGGGCGAGGGCCTGAGCACAGCCACACGGTCCGAGATCGAAGAGGTTTCCAACCTCGCGATCCGCAACAACTACTCCGTGGAAACGAAGATCATGGGCCTGGCCGAAGCCAAGGCCATGGGCGCCATGGCCCTCTTCGGCGAGAACTACGGCAGCGAAGTGCGCGTCGTGGAAATCGACGGCGCCTGGTCCCGCGAACTGTGCGGCGGCACCCACGTCGCCAACACCTCGCTGATCGGCAGCCTGTCCCTCCTGGGCGAACAGTCCGTGGGTTCAGGCAACCGGCGCGTGGAAGCGTTTGTGGGCATGGAAGCGTTCCGCCACCTCGCGGCGGAGCGCGCCCTGGTCACCGAGCTCACGGACTTGCTGAAGGTGCCCTCCGGCCAGCTCGCCGACAGGATCTCCGCCACACTGGCCAAGCTGAAGGCTACCGAGAAGGAACTGGACCGGCTCCGCAAGGAACAACTGACCGCTGTTGCCGCGCAGCTGGTTGACACCGCCAAGGATGCCGCCGGCGTCCGGGTGGTGGCCCACGATGCAGGAACCGTCAGCGGTGCCGACGACCTCCGCGGCCTGGCCCTTGACCTGCGCAACCGCCTCGGCTCCACGGCTGCCGCGGTTGCCGTGGCAGGCGTCGCCAACGACCGCCCGCTGATCCTGGTCGCCACCAACGAAGCGGCCAGGGAGGCCGGCGTCAAGGCCGGTGCCCTGGTGCGCGTCGCTGCCGGCGTGCTCGGCGGCGGAGGCGGCGGCAAGGACGATGTTGCCCAGGGTGGCGGTACCGATGCCGGTAAGGTCGGCGCTGCCCTGACCGCCGTCGTCGACGCCATCGCGGGGCGATAA
- a CDS encoding DUF6167 family protein, which yields MKRIVWMGIGVAIGVIAFRKVSQAQSSLGPEGLNRTVGRLADGVYDFADAVRAGMHERETDLRTALGIESAEVVRR from the coding sequence ATGAAAAGAATTGTCTGGATGGGAATCGGCGTGGCCATTGGCGTCATTGCCTTCCGAAAAGTGAGCCAGGCCCAGTCCAGCCTCGGGCCGGAGGGCCTCAACCGCACCGTGGGACGGCTGGCCGACGGAGTTTACGACTTCGCCGACGCCGTGCGCGCAGGGATGCATGAACGGGAAACCGACCTGAGGACCGCCCTGGGCATCGAGTCCGCTGAAGTGGTCCGCCGCTAA
- a CDS encoding DUF948 domain-containing protein translates to MSGGDIAGLIAAGVFALLVLLLAVPILKLGKVFDEVRTTIRSLSDGATPLMDEVTATVSTTNQQLKKVDGISSNVSDASANISALSSLVAATVGSPLIKVAAFSYGVRSAFANRRKPAAGRRSR, encoded by the coding sequence ATGTCTGGTGGCGATATTGCCGGCCTGATCGCTGCCGGGGTGTTCGCGCTCCTGGTCCTGCTGCTTGCGGTGCCCATCCTGAAGCTGGGAAAAGTCTTCGATGAGGTGCGGACCACCATCAGGTCCCTCAGCGACGGCGCCACCCCCCTGATGGACGAGGTCACGGCCACCGTTTCCACCACCAACCAGCAGCTGAAGAAGGTTGACGGCATCTCGTCGAACGTCTCGGATGCGTCCGCCAACATCTCAGCGCTGTCCTCGCTGGTGGCCGCAACGGTTGGTTCCCCGCTCATCAAGGTTGCCGCCTTCAGCTACGGCGTCCGCAGCGCCTTCGCCAACCGCCGGAAGCCCGCCGCCGGGCGCCGCAGCCGCTAG
- the rpsD gene encoding 30S ribosomal protein S4: MANNTRARRQARLSRSLGIALTPKAAKYMERRPYGPGEHGRARKKQDSDYAVRLREKQRLRAQYGIREAQMTRAFEEARRTKGLTGENLIELLEMRLDALVLRAGFARTIAQARQLVVHRHIMVDGVRVDRPSFRVGEGQLVHVHSRSETMVPLQVAAAGAHRDVLPAVPAYLDVKLEALQARLVRRPKRSEIPVTCEEQLVVEFYAR; the protein is encoded by the coding sequence GTGGCTAACAACACTCGTGCTCGCCGTCAGGCCCGCCTCTCGCGGTCCCTCGGCATTGCTCTGACCCCCAAGGCCGCCAAGTACATGGAGCGCCGCCCGTACGGCCCCGGTGAGCATGGCCGTGCCCGCAAGAAGCAGGACTCCGACTACGCTGTACGTCTGCGCGAAAAGCAGCGCCTGCGCGCCCAGTACGGCATCCGCGAAGCACAGATGACCCGTGCCTTCGAAGAAGCCCGCCGCACCAAGGGCCTGACCGGTGAGAACCTCATCGAACTGCTCGAAATGCGCCTTGACGCCCTGGTCCTGCGTGCCGGCTTTGCCCGCACCATCGCCCAGGCCCGCCAGCTGGTTGTGCACCGCCACATCATGGTTGACGGCGTCCGCGTTGACCGCCCGTCGTTCCGCGTCGGCGAGGGCCAGCTGGTCCACGTCCACAGCCGCAGCGAAACCATGGTTCCGCTCCAGGTTGCCGCCGCCGGTGCCCACCGCGACGTCCTGCCTGCCGTTCCGGCCTACCTGGACGTCAAGCTGGAAGCCCTCCAGGCCCGCCTGGTGCGCCGCCCCAAGCGTTCCGAAATCCCGGTGACCTGCGAAGAGCAGCTCGTCGTCGAATTCTACGCACGCTAA